A window from Rhodopirellula bahusiensis encodes these proteins:
- a CDS encoding cold-shock protein — MAEGTIKRLTDKGFGFIDTGGPKDLFFHCTNVEGASYDELQEGQKVTYTEGRGPKGPCAENVTPA; from the coding sequence ATGGCAGAAGGTACAATCAAACGGCTCACCGACAAAGGCTTCGGTTTCATCGACACTGGAGGGCCGAAAGACTTGTTCTTCCACTGCACGAATGTCGAAGGCGCGAGTTACGACGAACTGCAAGAAGGTCAAAAAGTTACTTACACTGAAGGTCGTGGTCCCAAAGGACCTTGTGCCGAAAACGTGACTCCTGCCTGA
- the ruvC gene encoding crossover junction endodeoxyribonuclease RuvC, whose translation MGIDPGLNTTGYAVISREGPRLCLREAGVIKSRRADTLPERLREIHDGLSEVFSAHSIDLMALEQLFSHYERPRTAILMGHARGVICLAAALAGVPVEHYEPTRVKKVMTGNGRAPKSQMQLAVKMQLNLQSVPEPADVADAMAISLCGHYLANNPIDQALA comes from the coding sequence TTGGGGATCGATCCGGGGCTCAACACCACGGGTTACGCGGTGATCTCGCGAGAGGGGCCGCGTCTGTGTTTGCGTGAAGCGGGCGTGATCAAGTCGCGTCGTGCGGACACGCTTCCGGAGCGTCTGCGCGAAATCCATGATGGACTGTCGGAGGTTTTCTCTGCTCATTCCATCGACCTGATGGCGCTCGAGCAATTGTTTTCGCACTACGAGCGGCCTCGCACGGCGATCCTGATGGGACACGCTCGCGGCGTGATCTGTTTGGCGGCCGCTTTGGCCGGAGTGCCGGTCGAGCATTACGAGCCAACTCGCGTGAAGAAGGTGATGACCGGGAACGGTCGGGCACCGAAAAGCCAAATGCAGTTGGCGGTGAAGATGCAGTTGAACCTGCAGTCGGTTCCCGAGCCCGCAGACGTCGCGGATGCGATGGCGATATCTTTGTGCGGCCACTACCTGGCGAACAACCCAATCGATCAAGCCTTGGCGTGA
- the cysS gene encoding cysteine--tRNA ligase, producing the protein MSMTAADPTSSVASTSSTQPAIRVYNTLSKTKEPFLPLRAPRVGMYLCGPTVYAESHIGHMVGPVIFDTIKRYLTYSGFEVTWVVNITDVDDKLIKKSQERGIPMSQIAVEMTADYLANLRELGVNQIDHLPRATDHMPQIIAFIGSLESKGFAYAIDGDVFFDVTKDPGYGQLSNRSVEDQQGEGGGAAAKKRNPGDFALWKSARAGEPSWESPWGDGRPGWHIECSAMSHEILGETFDIHGGGLDLMFPHHENERAQSTCCHGAPMVKYWMHNGLMRAGEKGKVGGKSDRESSAAEAASVEEQASGKISRSKGAGGLADLIRSQTGERIRFFLLRTQYRSTIVYNEETLAEAGTSLEAFYRFFDRFQEITGSSFYELEAATRRSDGNFDPSGDSLLTEVHAIREKFLAAMDDDFNTGSAISVLFDALRTLNRHVDSNQLAPGADTKSPAVESLVKATSVIAELSRVLGLFGKPPVTSGGDEADAELLDSVVHLLINLRKEARERKDYATGDAIRDRLNDLGVALLDKKEGTSWERKS; encoded by the coding sequence ATGAGCATGACCGCCGCCGACCCGACCTCATCGGTCGCTTCCACCTCGTCCACCCAACCCGCCATTCGTGTCTACAACACGCTGAGCAAAACCAAAGAGCCGTTCTTGCCGCTGCGAGCTCCGCGTGTGGGGATGTATTTGTGCGGGCCGACGGTTTACGCCGAGTCTCACATTGGACACATGGTTGGCCCAGTCATTTTCGACACCATCAAACGGTACCTGACCTACAGCGGGTTCGAGGTGACTTGGGTGGTCAACATCACCGACGTCGACGACAAGCTGATCAAGAAGTCGCAAGAACGCGGGATCCCGATGAGTCAGATCGCGGTGGAGATGACCGCGGATTACTTGGCCAATCTTCGCGAATTGGGCGTCAACCAGATCGATCACTTGCCGCGTGCAACGGACCACATGCCGCAAATTATCGCGTTCATTGGTTCGCTGGAGTCGAAAGGGTTTGCGTATGCGATCGACGGCGACGTGTTTTTCGATGTGACGAAGGACCCGGGATACGGCCAGTTGTCGAATCGGTCGGTGGAAGATCAGCAGGGCGAAGGTGGCGGGGCCGCGGCTAAGAAACGCAACCCCGGCGACTTTGCACTTTGGAAATCAGCTCGCGCGGGCGAACCGTCATGGGAAAGCCCCTGGGGCGATGGCCGGCCGGGTTGGCACATCGAATGTTCCGCGATGAGCCACGAGATTCTGGGCGAGACATTTGACATCCACGGTGGTGGTTTGGATTTGATGTTCCCGCACCACGAAAACGAACGAGCCCAAAGCACGTGCTGCCACGGCGCGCCGATGGTGAAGTACTGGATGCATAACGGCCTGATGCGGGCAGGCGAGAAGGGCAAAGTCGGTGGCAAGAGCGACCGCGAAAGCTCGGCGGCGGAAGCAGCCAGCGTCGAAGAACAAGCCTCGGGCAAGATCAGCCGCAGCAAGGGTGCGGGCGGATTGGCCGATCTGATTCGCAGCCAAACCGGCGAACGCATTCGGTTCTTCTTGCTTCGAACCCAGTACCGAAGCACGATTGTCTACAACGAAGAAACCTTGGCCGAAGCGGGCACATCGCTGGAGGCGTTCTATCGCTTCTTCGATCGCTTCCAAGAAATCACTGGTAGCTCGTTTTATGAGCTGGAGGCAGCGACTCGTCGCAGCGATGGAAACTTTGATCCCAGCGGCGATTCCTTGTTGACCGAAGTTCATGCGATCCGAGAGAAGTTCTTGGCCGCGATGGATGACGACTTCAACACCGGCTCCGCGATCAGTGTTTTGTTCGACGCGTTGCGAACACTCAATCGCCATGTCGACTCGAATCAGTTGGCTCCTGGTGCCGATACAAAATCGCCTGCGGTCGAATCGCTGGTCAAAGCGACTTCGGTGATCGCTGAGCTGTCTCGCGTGTTGGGATTGTTTGGAAAGCCACCGGTCACATCCGGTGGCGACGAAGCCGATGCGGAACTGCTCGATTCCGTTGTGCATTTGTTGATCAACCTTCGCAAGGAAGCTCGTGAGCGAAAGGATTACGCCACTGGCGATGCAATCCGAGATCGTTTGAATGATTTGGGTGTTGCATTGCTCGACAAGAAAGAAGGCACCTCTTGGGAACGCAAGTCGTAA